A stretch of Paludisphaera borealis DNA encodes these proteins:
- a CDS encoding M48 family metallopeptidase, with translation MIPIPLLVALFLAFAVDGPSAPPPEGADLIEAVLWVVAGGLLISGLSFAVGLGTAWRVRRRGYATSRMRRDLVIGSRLLNVGTMAVYGWMIFDRGWPGVVLDAWGWRGSILVDDLLIVAPFLLMQLCYWWGTYYGERAIQGLSIARSGRATARHLYLKERQSLALILPIVSLFVIRNDVIGRLWPRWETNSWSEPVDLAVLGVGILLISPLFVRLAWPTRSLPDGPLRRRLETIARRSGFRFTDILVWDTDHLMVNACVTGVLPQFRYVLLSDALIDALSPLEIAAVFGHEAGHVAHRHLPFFLFFFVGCLTFLTLTSPVLNGLESWIATVPGLDLASLPTLRGVVEGVLALACVGVVFWLVFGEISRRFERQADVFGCKAVSCGLTDCPPHFDFEDDEPEAPGPPIQALCPAGIQIFSEALASVAHQNGIDATARSWRHGSIASRIAFLQKLIDAPEREVLFQNRIRRFRFGLSALLVASLAAAGAAHWLGLLG, from the coding sequence ATGATACCGATTCCGCTCCTGGTCGCTCTCTTCCTGGCCTTCGCGGTGGATGGGCCGTCCGCGCCGCCGCCGGAGGGCGCCGACCTGATCGAGGCGGTTCTGTGGGTCGTCGCGGGGGGGCTGCTGATCTCCGGCCTGTCGTTCGCGGTCGGGCTCGGGACCGCGTGGCGGGTGAGGCGACGAGGCTACGCGACCTCGCGCATGCGGCGCGATCTCGTGATCGGCTCGCGGCTCCTGAACGTCGGGACGATGGCGGTCTACGGCTGGATGATCTTCGATCGCGGTTGGCCGGGCGTCGTGCTCGACGCGTGGGGATGGCGCGGGTCGATCCTCGTCGACGATCTGCTGATCGTCGCGCCGTTCCTGCTGATGCAGCTTTGCTACTGGTGGGGGACGTACTACGGCGAGCGGGCGATTCAGGGCCTGTCGATCGCTCGGAGCGGCCGAGCCACGGCCCGGCATCTGTACCTGAAAGAGCGGCAGTCGCTGGCGTTGATCCTGCCGATCGTCTCCCTATTCGTGATCCGCAACGACGTGATCGGCCGGCTCTGGCCCCGTTGGGAAACGAATTCCTGGTCCGAGCCGGTGGATCTGGCGGTGCTGGGCGTGGGGATTCTGCTGATCTCGCCGCTATTCGTCCGCCTGGCCTGGCCGACCCGGTCGCTGCCCGACGGCCCGCTCCGGCGCAGGCTTGAGACGATCGCCCGGCGGTCGGGGTTTCGATTCACCGACATCCTGGTCTGGGACACCGACCATTTGATGGTGAACGCTTGCGTGACCGGCGTCTTGCCCCAGTTTCGCTACGTCTTGCTTTCCGACGCCCTGATCGACGCCCTCAGCCCGCTGGAGATCGCCGCGGTCTTCGGGCACGAGGCGGGGCACGTCGCGCATCGCCACTTGCCGTTCTTTCTCTTCTTTTTCGTCGGTTGCCTGACGTTCTTGACGCTGACGTCTCCCGTGCTCAACGGTCTGGAATCGTGGATCGCGACGGTCCCCGGGCTCGACCTGGCCTCGCTGCCGACGCTGCGCGGGGTGGTCGAGGGGGTGCTGGCGTTGGCCTGCGTCGGGGTCGTCTTCTGGCTGGTATTCGGCGAGATCTCTCGACGGTTTGAGCGTCAGGCCGACGTCTTCGGCTGCAAGGCCGTCTCGTGCGGACTGACCGACTGCCCGCCGCATTTCGATTTTGAAGACGACGAGCCCGAAGCGCCCGGTCCGCCGATCCAAGCTCTGTGCCCCGCCGGCATCCAGATCTTTTCCGAGGCGCTGGCGTCGGTCGCCCATCAGAACGGCATCGACGCGACGGCTCGGTCGTGGCGGCACGGCAGCATCGCCAGCCGGATCGCCTTCCTCCAGAAGCTGATCGACGCCCCCGAACGCGAGGTCCTGTTCCAGAACCGCATCCGCCGGTTCCGATTCGGCCTCTCCGCCCTGCTCGTCGCCTCTCTCGCGGCCGCCGGCGCGGCCCACTGGCTCGGCCTGCTGGGCTGA
- a CDS encoding helix-turn-helix domain-containing protein, which yields MAQFYTLEEAARVLGMSPDELTEKAQQRDIRAFLDGGTWRFRVVDVDELARRRGLGSDAELRLSDLEVPAVSSGADLEDLDLSEFQLGVARPDLGAETMHFAIPGDKPTAESGSDHDLMFDDLSLPPNPVTGSSSVIIGMQSSGKRPSDSDVRLVPEQFKGASDSDVRLASPDPDRRLLSDSDVTLIKDDTSEHNFLTSGSGDTAVRPSPVVGSSAEVPAGSADDSDFELNPSSDLVDVLSPESGSDFELSALDQSDEFEATPMRPSDSDVTAADPNLSGINLSRPSDSGINLQGVGNFNLGGDSIELAPLSGDEVPTSKSKPAPKAAPGKAKPSLAATPPPVIGRGEKDIFDDTDFEVDAALDDESDDRTMQLPTGGSDFDIEDSDSGSEVFAIDEEDVDQNAATAMAPSAFADDDDDEDDDGFDDAVSSEMATSWSSDDSPSGASSTPAMVISREAAVDWDGLSVGLLAAASLFIFFAAFIAQDLVRNLYDFNEGGVASGLVRSISGMLFS from the coding sequence ATGGCACAATTTTACACGCTTGAAGAAGCCGCCCGCGTCTTGGGGATGAGTCCCGACGAGTTGACGGAGAAAGCTCAACAGCGCGACATCCGGGCGTTCCTCGACGGCGGGACCTGGCGGTTCCGGGTCGTCGACGTCGACGAGTTGGCCCGGCGCCGCGGTCTGGGGAGCGACGCCGAGCTGCGGCTCTCGGACCTCGAAGTTCCGGCCGTCTCCAGTGGCGCCGACCTGGAAGACCTCGACCTCTCCGAGTTCCAGCTCGGCGTGGCCAGGCCCGACCTCGGCGCCGAGACCATGCACTTCGCGATCCCCGGCGACAAGCCGACCGCCGAGTCCGGCTCGGACCACGACCTGATGTTCGACGACCTCTCGCTCCCCCCCAACCCGGTGACCGGCTCGAGCTCGGTGATCATCGGCATGCAGTCGTCCGGCAAGCGGCCGAGCGATTCCGACGTCCGGCTGGTCCCGGAACAGTTCAAGGGGGCCAGCGACTCCGACGTCCGGCTCGCCTCGCCCGACCCGGACCGCAGGCTCCTGAGCGACTCGGACGTGACCCTCATCAAGGACGACACTTCCGAGCACAACTTCCTCACCTCGGGCTCGGGCGACACCGCCGTGCGGCCCAGCCCGGTGGTCGGCTCGTCGGCGGAAGTCCCCGCCGGCAGCGCCGACGACAGCGACTTCGAACTCAATCCGTCGAGCGACCTGGTCGACGTCCTCTCGCCCGAGTCGGGCAGCGACTTCGAGCTGAGCGCCCTTGACCAGAGCGACGAGTTCGAGGCCACCCCGATGCGTCCGAGCGACTCGGACGTCACGGCCGCCGACCCCAACCTCTCGGGCATCAACCTGTCGCGGCCCAGCGACTCGGGGATCAACCTCCAGGGCGTCGGCAACTTCAACCTCGGCGGCGATTCCATCGAACTCGCCCCCCTGAGCGGCGACGAGGTCCCCACCTCGAAGTCCAAGCCCGCCCCCAAGGCGGCGCCGGGCAAGGCAAAGCCATCGCTGGCCGCCACGCCTCCTCCGGTGATCGGCAGGGGCGAGAAGGACATCTTCGACGACACCGACTTCGAGGTCGACGCGGCGCTCGACGACGAGTCGGACGACAGGACCATGCAGCTTCCGACCGGCGGCAGCGACTTCGACATCGAAGACAGCGACAGCGGCTCGGAGGTCTTCGCGATCGACGAGGAAGACGTCGATCAGAACGCCGCGACCGCGATGGCGCCCTCGGCCTTCGCCGATGACGACGATGATGAAGACGACGACGGCTTCGACGATGCCGTCTCCAGCGAGATGGCCACCTCGTGGTCTTCGGACGACTCGCCCAGCGGCGCCTCGTCGACTCCCGCCATGGTGATCTCCCGCGAGGCCGCCGTCGATTGGGACGGCCTTTCCGTCGGGCTCCTGGCCGCCGCCAGCCTGTTCATCTTCTTCGCGGCCTTCATCGCGCAAGACCTGGTCCGCAACCTTTACGACTTCAACGAGGGGGGCGTCGCCTCGGGCCTCGTCCGGTCGATCTCCGGCATGCTCTTCAGTTGA
- a CDS encoding DUF1326 domain-containing protein, which yields MRNTLAASLGAVLVFTLSAAHAAGIEGEYLEARTADVFTGPCISNAEVFTTGDQAVMAWKVTKGTWKGTDLKGLCVAAAVRGTTTFSQDRPDQAQAVVIVDDKATPAQREALVAMSHELGGARLSRVAEVKTARMTLKLEAHATTEADAAHSAHGMPQSPRASFWAANLAQIVTRPLDDGDHFCGNEVVAYSPLSSSVKVSPAYTLGHQFKGEGLDSRWDDPNCRSSFVGRFAL from the coding sequence ATGCGGAATACTCTGGCCGCCTCACTCGGCGCCGTGCTCGTCTTCACCCTGAGCGCCGCCCATGCGGCGGGGATCGAGGGCGAATACCTTGAGGCCCGCACGGCCGACGTTTTCACGGGGCCCTGCATCTCGAACGCCGAGGTCTTCACGACCGGCGATCAAGCCGTCATGGCCTGGAAAGTCACCAAGGGGACTTGGAAGGGGACCGACCTGAAGGGGCTCTGCGTGGCCGCCGCCGTTCGCGGGACCACGACCTTCTCTCAAGATCGGCCCGACCAGGCCCAGGCCGTCGTGATCGTCGACGACAAGGCGACCCCCGCCCAGCGCGAGGCGCTCGTCGCCATGTCCCACGAGCTCGGCGGCGCCCGCCTGAGCCGGGTCGCGGAGGTCAAGACCGCCCGCATGACCCTTAAACTGGAAGCACATGCGACCACCGAGGCCGACGCCGCTCACTCGGCCCACGGCATGCCGCAATCGCCCCGCGCCTCGTTCTGGGCCGCGAACCTGGCGCAGATCGTGACCCGCCCGCTCGACGACGGCGACCATTTCTGTGGCAACGAGGTCGTCGCCTACTCGCCGCTCTCCAGCTCGGTCAAGGTGTCCCCGGCTTACACGCTCGGCCACCAGTTCAAGGGCGAAGGGCTCGACAGCCGCTGGGACGATCCCAACTGCCGCAGCAGCTTCGTGGGTCGGTTCGCGCTCTGA